The Sphingobium sp. BYY-5 genome includes a window with the following:
- a CDS encoding helix-turn-helix domain-containing protein, producing the protein MQDEMRRAFAMLSGKWKLEIMWLLHQRVHRFGELRKAIPGITQHMLTAQLRELEADGLISRTVFAEVPPRVEYEMTAKARGLGPTMDALAAWWAEHGQSIPARPAGRGRK; encoded by the coding sequence ATGCAGGACGAGATGCGGCGTGCGTTTGCCATGCTCTCAGGCAAGTGGAAGCTGGAAATCATGTGGCTGTTGCACCAGCGGGTCCACCGTTTCGGGGAGTTGCGTAAGGCCATTCCCGGCATCACGCAGCACATGCTGACCGCGCAGTTGCGCGAACTGGAGGCCGATGGACTGATTTCACGCACCGTCTTTGCGGAAGTGCCGCCTCGCGTGGAATATGAGATGACGGCCAAGGCACGCGGACTGGGTCCGACGATGGATGCGCTCGCCGCCTGGTGGGCGGAACATGGTCAATCCATTCCAGCCAGACCAGCGGGGCGGGGCCGTAAATAA
- a CDS encoding DoxX family protein, with translation MTEIYIYWISTTLLSLLYLSSALLYVTKRDFVRQAQADLGYHATHLVPFMIVVKILGPIAILSRVSVPLSDLAYAGIFYHLLLSGMAHLGVRSPKGALPAAIGLALLAASFASQNAARETPSPYAAAMAEHPITLTKRN, from the coding sequence ATGACCGAAATATATATTTACTGGATCAGCACGACTTTATTGTCGTTGCTGTATCTGTCTTCCGCCCTGCTATATGTGACCAAGCGCGACTTTGTCAGGCAGGCCCAGGCCGATCTCGGCTATCACGCCACTCACCTCGTTCCCTTCATGATCGTGGTCAAGATCCTTGGTCCAATCGCGATATTGTCGCGTGTCAGCGTGCCGCTGAGCGACCTCGCCTATGCCGGCATCTTCTACCATCTGCTCCTTTCCGGAATGGCGCACCTGGGCGTTCGCAGTCCCAAGGGCGCACTGCCAGCGGCGATAGGCCTTGCTCTGCTGGCCGCTTCCTTCGCCTCGCAGAACGCCGCTCGCGAAACGCCGTCGCCTTACGCAGCGGCAATGGCGGAACATCCCATCACCCTCACCAAAAGGAACTGA